The window TGCGGTCCCTTTTGTTGCCTGGATAACGGGACTCACCAGTCTGATCAGGTACTCACGAGTACGGCGGCACGTAAAGTCACAGGAAAGGTGCGCCACCCTTGTCGGCTTCCATCACGCCCTCGGGCGCCCGAACGCCTACCCTGTCGGCATCCCGAGACCTACCCGGTGAACAACTGGGTGGCTTTCCGTACGAGCTCGTACAGACCATAGGCCAGCGGTGTCCCCACCCAGACCCAGGCGAAGGCGATCAGTCCGCGACGGCCGGGCGGGCCGCCGTCCGGCAGGCTGCTGTCAGGCGGACTGCTGTCGCTCGTGGACATCTGCGGCCTCCCTCTGGGCGGGGATGTGGTGGCGGGCGCTGACGGGGCGGACGAGTTCGTTGGCGACGAACCCGACCACGAGCAGTCCGATCATGATGACCAGTGACAGTCCGTAGAGGGACGCTCCGGACTTGCCGGCCTCCTCCTGCCGGTCCGCGATCCAGTTGACGATCAGGGGTCCGAGGACTCCGGCCGTGGACCAGGCGGTGAGCAGTCGCCCGTGGATCGCGCCGACCTGGTAGGTCCCGAAGAGGTCCTTCAGGTAGGCGGGGACGGTCGCGAAGCCGCCTCCGTAGAAGGAGAGGATCACCAGCGCGCAGATGATGAAGACGGGCTTCGAGGAGTCGCCGAGCCAGGCTATGAGCGCGTACATCAGCGCGCCGACGCCCAGGTAGACGCGGTAGATGTTCTTGCGCCCGATCAGGTCGGACGTGGAGGACCAGCCGATGCGGCCCGCCATGTTGGCCGCCGAGAGCAGTGCGACGAAACCGGCCGCGGCCGACACCGACACGGGTGTCGAGGTGTCCGCGAAGAAGTCCGTGATCATCGGCGCGGCCTTCTCCAGAATGCCGATGCCCGCGGTCACGTTCATACAGAGCACGACCCACAGGAGCCAGAACTGCGGGGTGCGCACGGCACTGTTCGCGGAGACCTGTACGCCCTCCAGCGGGGCCGGGGAGCCGTCGGCCGCGGTCTTCGCGGGCCGGGGTACACGCACGAGCAGCACACCGAGCGACATGAAGACGGCGTACGTGAGTCCGTGCACGAGGAAGGCCAGCGCGATGCCCGAGCTGTCGGAGCCGAAGGACTCCAGCATCTGGGCGGACCACGGCGAGGCGATCAGCGCGCCGCCGCCGAAGCCCATGATGGCGATGCCGGTGGCCATGCCGGGCCGGTCGGGGAACCACTTGATGAGCGTGGAGACCGGCGAGATGTAGCCGATGCCGAGGCCGATGCCGCCGACGAAGCCGTAGCCGAAGACGATCAGCCAGTACTGCTCGGTGGCGGCGCCGAGGGCGGAGATCAGGAAGCCCGAGGAGAAGCAGATCAGGGCGACCGTCATGGCCCAGCGCGGACCGTTGCGTTCGACGAGTGTGCCACCGAACGCGGCGGACAGTCCGAGCATCACGATGCCGAGCTGGAAGGGCAGGGCGCTCTGGGTGCCGCTGAGATCGAGCGCGGACTCCAGGGAGGGCTTGAACACGGACCAGGCGTAGGCCTGTCCGATGGAGAGGTGGACCGACAGGGCCGCCGGCGGGACCAGCCAGCGGCTCCAGCCCGGTGGGGCTACAGGGGGACTCATGATCCCGGACGATAGGAAGCGGCTGTTCGGTTGGGAAGGCGGTCCACCCGAACTCGTCGACCGTATGCGGTGAACGGTATGCGGGGTGCGACGAACGGTCGGTCCGGGCCGACGAACGGCGTTCGCGGCCGAACTCCGCCCCTCCACCAAGGGTGTTCGGGGCGCGACACTGAGCGAGCTCCGGGGGCGGCCCGGCGGAACCGGGGGCGGCGGCGTCCGTGTGCGAGGTGCTGCGCGAACCCTTGCTGCCCCAACTCCCATACTGTAGACAATATTCAGTCGACATTGATTCCACGCTGTTCAGCGTCTCCTCGGTACCCTCGACCGAACGGAGCCCCCAAGTGAAAGTGGCAGTTCTCGGCGCCGGTGCGATCGGCGCCTACGTCGGTGCCGCGCTGCATCGCGCGGGTGCCGATGTGCACCTCATCGCCCGTGGACCGCATCTCGCGGCCATGAGGCAGCACGGAGTGCGAGTGCTCAGTCCGCGCGGTGACTTCACCGCACGGGCCCACGCCACCGACGACCCGGCCGAGGTCGGCCCGGTCGACTTCGTCTTCCTGGGCCTCAAGGCCAACTCGTACGCGGCGTGCGGGCCGCTGATCGAGCCTCTCCTGCACGACACGACGGCGGTGATCGCCGCCCAGAACGGCATTCCCTGGTGGTACTTCC of the Streptomyces aurantiacus genome contains:
- a CDS encoding MFS transporter small subunit translates to MSTSDSSPPDSSLPDGGPPGRRGLIAFAWVWVGTPLAYGLYELVRKATQLFTG
- a CDS encoding OFA family MFS transporter, which produces MSPPVAPPGWSRWLVPPAALSVHLSIGQAYAWSVFKPSLESALDLSGTQSALPFQLGIVMLGLSAAFGGTLVERNGPRWAMTVALICFSSGFLISALGAATEQYWLIVFGYGFVGGIGLGIGYISPVSTLIKWFPDRPGMATGIAIMGFGGGALIASPWSAQMLESFGSDSSGIALAFLVHGLTYAVFMSLGVLLVRVPRPAKTAADGSPAPLEGVQVSANSAVRTPQFWLLWVVLCMNVTAGIGILEKAAPMITDFFADTSTPVSVSAAAGFVALLSAANMAGRIGWSSTSDLIGRKNIYRVYLGVGALMYALIAWLGDSSKPVFIICALVILSFYGGGFATVPAYLKDLFGTYQVGAIHGRLLTAWSTAGVLGPLIVNWIADRQEEAGKSGASLYGLSLVIMIGLLVVGFVANELVRPVSARHHIPAQREAADVHERQQSA